In the Deferribacter desulfuricans SSM1 genome, TTAAATAAAAGGGTGTTTTGAGTTTTTTTAATATATTCAGGATTCCATCTTGAAAAGGGTATAGGTTCTCCAGATAATATTTTACGTAATCGCTCATATTTTCCTCTTAATTCTTTATCTCTTAATTGTTTCAAATACTTATCAGATAAAATTTCTTTTAATCCATCCACTCCAAATAAAAAAAGTAAGTCATAATATGATAACCTTTCCAGTGCTCTCAAAACCAATTTTTCATAAGTAAAGTGTTGATAACTTATTTTCTTCTTAAAAATAACATCTAAAAGATTTTTAGGTGAAATATTATAGTCCCATATAATTTTTTTGATTAGTTTTTCGTAGGCTTTTAATGTGTCTTTGTCCATATACATAAAATTACAAAATTAAATAATTTTGCAACAAATTTTAATGATTTTCGAATTATATTTTACGCTTAATAGATTGCTTCGTCGTTTCACTCCTCGCAATGACCACTTTTTGTCATTGCGCGCTAGCAAAGCAATCTCAATACTTAATGTTTAAAAAACTCTTTATTTTAAAGCAATAAGTGCATCCGATACAAATGAAATATGCTTATACTCTTTTAAGAGAGAATTTATCAGTCTTTCCTTTAATTCATAATCTAGCTCATCTATTTTAGCCAAAATTTCATTTTTAAATTTCGACAAATGATTTTTTATAATATCCCAAACTTATTCATGGTCTATACCAAAATATTCATGAATTAATACATTTCTAAAATCAACAATTTCTCTTTTATCATCAGAAAAATAAGAATATTTAATAAGTTTGTTAGTTGATTCACCAATAATTTCAAATTGTCTAATTATAAAATCCCAATCATGATAAGCTAATTTCAACTCATACGCATTTTTATATCTTTTTGCATGTTCTTCAATTTTCAAAACAGCAATTAAAATATCAAATAAAAATAATTCTTTTATTCTTTTAGACATAAAAAATATCTTTACTTATTTCTTCTTTAATTATCTCTCGCATACTATCATAATAACCAAGATCAACTTTAACGTTTAGAACTTTTTCTAAAAAATATTTTGCTTTTAGTCTGTTAAAATAATCTTTTTTTGCTACTTTAATCAAAACTATATCAATATCGCTATTTTTATGAAAATCATCTCTTACCTGTGAACCAAATACAGCAAACTCCTCAATACCAAATTTTTCTTTCAACACAGGTTTAAGCTTTTTTAATTTTTCAATTAATTCCTTATTCATAATAAAATTATAGCAAAAAAAGCTTAAATCAGCAATGAATAACTTATATAAATCTTTGCGAGCGATAGCGAAGCAATCTCAGGTTTCAGTCACTGCGAGGAACAATAGTGACGAAGCAGTCTGTATGTCGTGAATAGTGAATTGTAAAATGTGAAAAGAAAATAAAAAAAGAGATTGCTTCGGGGCTTACGCCCCTCGCAATG is a window encoding:
- a CDS encoding HepT-like ribonuclease domain-containing protein, giving the protein MSKRIKELFLFDILIAVLKIEEHAKRYKNAYELKLAYHDWDFIIRQFEIIGESTNKLIKYSYFSDDKREIVDFRNVLIHEYFGIDHE
- a CDS encoding nucleotidyltransferase family protein, encoding MNKELIEKLKKLKPVLKEKFGIEEFAVFGSQVRDDFHKNSDIDIVLIKVAKKDYFNRLKAKYFLEKVLNVKVDLGYYDSMREIIKEEISKDIFYV